The Streptomyces sp. NBC_01463 DNA window GGACCGCGTTCGCCCGCCCGCGCCCGCCGAGCGGACGTACGAAGCCGAGCGGCGCGGTCAGTTCCACCGTCACCGTCGTCTGCGAGCCGACCCCGAGATCGAGCACGCCGTCCGGGCGGAGCTGGGCGAGCCGGCCCTCGGGGAAGCGCCGCTCCACCCGGGCGGCGGCGATCGACGCGGCGGGGATGCGGAGATCGAAGAGCGCGCCGTAGCGGAGCCGCAGCGAGCCGTCGGCGCCCACGACATGGGGCCGGGTCACACAGGCGGCGTGCATCGCGAGGACCAGCAGCACCCCGTACACATCCACGACGAGCAGAATCCGGTGCACCGCCGGCCACGGGATCAGCAGGGCCAGCATCACCGTCTCCACCACGGAGACGAAGACCAGGCCGTACATCATCGCGGTCTGCGGCCCGGTGTACGGGACGGCGAGCGCCGTGTCCGGTACGGCGTGGCGACGACGCAGCGCCCACAGCCCCAGACTGTGCAGGGCCCGCAGCTCGTGTGCGACGAGCCGGCGCACCGCCACCGGGACGACGGCCCGCAGGGCCCCGCCCAGCGCCTCCCGCCGCCCGGCACCACCCCGCCGGCCCGCACGCCACAGCCGTCCCAGCACGACGGCCTCCAGCGCGAAGGCCACCAGAACGATCCCCTCCGCACCGGCCAGGACCGCGCCCGGTATCCGTACCCCGGCCACCAGGCATCCCGCCAGCACCAGTTCGGCGGGCAGCACCGCCGCGGCCACGAACCGCGCCCCTCGCATCCCTCTCACGGCTCCGTCCTCCCCCTCGTCTCCATGTGTTCCGCCAGCGCGGTCATCACCCGGCGCACCACCTCGGCCTGCGCGGGCGGGTAGTCCGCCAGCAGCGCCTCCTCGAACCCCGTCCGCACGGGACCGGAGTCCGGGATCGCCGCCAGCACCTCCGGGGGCATCAGCGCGACCATCCGGCCGGCCAGCGGCGCGATGCGCGGATCGTCGACGGCCGCCGTCTCGAGCGCGTCCAGTTCCTCGTACAGCCCGAGGACCGCCGGATCGGCGGCCAGCGTGTGCAGCACGGCGAAGATCCCGCTGTCACCGACGGCCGAGTCCAGCAGCTCCAGGTGCTCCCGGTCCTTGGCCGCGGCCGGGGAGTCGGTGACGGGCCCGGCGGCCAGCAGTTCGGCCAGGGCGGGCGACACCGGACCGGCCCCGGTCACCGGCCCCTCCAGCAACCGGGCCAGCCGCAACCGTCGCTCCCGGATCTCCCGCTCCTGCCGCGCCAGATCGGCGTCCAGCTCCCGCAGGACGTCCCGGAGGGCCCGCCCCGCGTCCTCGGCCAGCACCTCGCGCACCTCGTCCAGCCCGAGCCCCAGCTCGGTCAGCCGCCGGATCCGGGCCAGGAGCACGGCGTCGCGCACGGTGTACGAGCGGTAGCCGTTGGCCCGGCGGGCGGGTTCGGCCAGCAGGCCGATCCGGTGGTAGTGCCGCACGGCCCTCGGGGTGAGCCCGACGAGCGCGGCGATCTCTCCGATGCGCATGGCCCCAGTAGAAACCCTGACGCTGCGACAAGGTCAAGGCGACGCCCGCGCTGCCCTGGTCCCCACCACCCCGGCCCCCGTCTCGTACGATCACGCCTTCGGCCCCGCACCGTGTGCCCCGCAGGAAGGGAGGACCGGCATGACCGATCTCGCGGCCCCGCCGTCCACCGAACGCGCCCGCCAGATCCTCGCCGCCGCCCGCAGCCTGCTCGAACAGGAGGGCCCCGACGCCCTCACGATGCGCCGCCTCGCGGGCTGCGTGGGCATCACCGCGCCCTCCCTCTACAAGCACTTCCCGGACAAGTCGTCCGTGGTGAGCGCCCTGGCCGACGCCATGCTCCGGGAGACCGCCGGGGTGCTCGAAGCAGCCGAGGCCGCGGCCCCCGGCTCCTTCCCCGCCCTGGCCACCGCCTACCGCGCCCATGCCCTGGCCCACCCCCACCTCTACCGCCTCACCACCGGCCACCCCCTCCCGCAGGACCTGGAGGACCGCGCCGCCGCCCCGCTCTTCCGCGCCCTGGACGGTGACGAGGGGCGCGCCAGGGCGGCCTGGGCCTTCGCCCACGGGATGGTCGTGATGGAGCTCAACGGCCGCTTCCCCACGGACGCCGACGTCGCGGCGGCCTGGACGGCGGGCATCGCGGCCTTCGCTCCGGTCCGCCTCTGACGACTGCGCGCGGTCCTGTGCCACGATCGGGGGAACCACTCCCCTCTCACGGACGGCGGCTTCCCCGATGTCCCATTCCGGCGAGCGACCGAGGAAGGGGCGTGACATGTCTGCCATGCCGCACGAACCGCTCTCGCAGGCGGACGTCCTGCTTGAGGGCTTCCTGGCGCTGGACACGCCGGAGGGCTTCCGGGCCGAGCTGATCGAGGGGGAGATCGTCGTGACGCCGCCGCCGGACGGGGATCATGAGGACTGCATCAGCATGATCATGAAGCAGGTGATCAGGCATGCCCGGACGGATATGGACTTCTCCGGGAACAAGGGGCTGAAGCTGCGCAGTGGCGGGGGGTGTCCCAAGAACCACGTCATCCCCGACGGCACCTTCGCCCCCACCGGACTGCGCCTGTACCGCGGAGCGGACCCCTGGATGCCGTGCGAATGCGTGGCCCTGGTCGTCGAGGTCACCTCGTCCAAGCCGGCTGCCGACCGCACCGGCAAGCGGCACTGCTACGCCCGGGGACCCGTCCCCCTCCACCTGCTGGTCGACCGCGAGGAGTCCTCGGTCACGCTGTTCAGCGACCCGCAGGGGGACGACTACCGCCAGCACTGCACGGTCCCGTTCGGCAAGGCCGTCCGTCTGCCGGCGCCCTTCGCGCTGGACCTGGAGACCGACGCGTTCGTCTGAGCCGCCGGATCGCCCTGTCGGGCGGCCCCCGGCGGACGGGTAGCATGGGCGCCACGGCAGACGAGCCGGGCGGACGGCCGCGTGAGGATCTTCGGATCCTCCCGAGGAACGTCCGGGCTCCACAGGGCAGGGTGATGGCTAACGGCCACCCGGGGTGACCCGCGGGACAGTGCCACAGAAAACAGACCGCCTGGGACTTCGGTCCCCGGTAAGGGTGAAACGGTGGTGTAAGAGACCACCAGCGCCTGAGGTGACTCAGGCGGCTAGGTAAACCCCACCCGGAGCAAGGTCAAGAGGGGCCGTCGCGAGACGGCCCTGCGCGAACGTTCGAGGGCGGCCCGCCCGAGTTCGCGGGTAGACCGCACGAGACCGGCAGCAATGCCGGTCCTAGATGGATGGCCGTCTCCCCGGCCGCCGCGAGGCGACCGGGCGACAGAACCCGGCGTACAGCCCGACTCGTCTGCCGCTTGGCCGCCTGATCCGGTCACGGAGGCGGTCGGCGCCACAGCGTCCGGCACCCGCCGGCCGGGCGGATCCTCCCGGTCACAGCGCCGCGGGCGGCTGTCTGCGGGCATCACGCGCCAGCGCTACGCCGCCTCGGCCGCGTCGCCGCGGACCACGGCCGCCCACTCGGCAAGCAGCCTCTCGTACTCCCGCCGCCCCTCCGGCGACAGGCGGCCGCCACGAGCCCACAGCGCACGGATGTCCGCGTTCACCGCGGCCAGCGAGCGCGCAGGTGTGGCGGGTGCAGGGGGAATGGGCATGCGAACAGACTACGACGCCGGACCGGCAACCGACCCGCCCGGTTTCAACGGGCTCCGGGTCCTGCCCCTTTGCCGCCCCTCCGTACTCGCCCCAGGATCACGCCCACCACCTGGTCGTTCCGCAGCACGCCCCACTCGCGGGAATCCGTGCTGCGCGACGCGTTGTCGCCGAGTACCGCCACGTGACCGGCCGGCACCGGCATCCGGTGGCCGACACCGGCGGTTCCCGCGGGGGCCGGCTGGCCGGACGTGGAGGCCAGTCGTTTGACGGCGTATCCGCTGCCGGCCGCCCCTGGTGCTGCCACACCGTCCCCCGCTGGTTCCCGCAGGACGACCGCCTGCCCCCGCCGCGGCCGGGCCAACGGGCGGCGCACCATGAGCAGTACGTCCCCGTCGGCGTAGGAGGGCTCCATGCTGATGCCCTCGACCGTGATCAGAAGCAGCGACGAGCGGGCCGCCGCCAGGAGGGCGATCGCCCCGCCCAGGATCCATGGGGTGGCGGCGGCCCGGGTCATGGCCGTAGGGCCGGTCCTGCCGGGTGTTCCGGCTCATGCTCCGGCACGGGGGCCGGGGTGGTGAGGCGGTCCTCCAGGACCCGGCCGTCCCGCATGCTTACGACGCGCCCGCAGCGTGCGGCGATGCTCATGTCGTGGGTGGCCAGGACGAGGGTGGTGCCCTGTTCGGTGTTGAGGCGCAGGAGCAGTTCGATGATCTCCGTGCCCGTGGCGGAGTCGAGGTTGCCGGTGGGTTCGTCGGCCAGCAGCAGGGCCGGCTGGTTGATCAGGGCGCGGGCTATGGCCACGCGTTGCTGCTGGCCGCCCGAGAGCTGCGACGGCAGCCGGTCCTCACGGCCTGCCAGGCCGACGGCGGCGAGGAGTTCGCCGGCCCGTCCCAGTGCGGAAGCGCGGCTGCGGTAGGGCAGTACGGGGGCGACCACGTTGTCCCGGGCGGTCAGCGCGGGCAGGAGGTGGAAGCGCTGGAAGACGAAGCCGATGCCCGCCCTGTAGCGGGTGAGTTCGGCCCGTCCGGCTGCCGTGATCTCGGTGCCGCCGACCGTGATGCTCCCGCCGTCGGCGGCCTCGATCGCGCCGAGCAGGTGCAGCAGGGTCGACTTGCCCGACCCGCTCGGCCCGATGAGCGCCACACTGCTGCCCGCCTCCAGCGTGAGCGAGACGTGATCGACGGCGGTGACCGGGTCGGCCGTACCGGATCCGAACACCTTCAGGACGGATTCGGCGGTGATCACGGCTCCCGGGGCGCTCGCGGCCGCCGGGGGAGTGGTGGTCCGGGTCTTCGGGTTGCGGAATCTCACTGCTGTTCTCCTCGGTGGCTCCGTGGCTCGTCCCCGGTGTCCGGCCGTGCGGCGGGGGCGGCGGACCTGATCGCGTCCTCCCGCGGCGCGGCCGATGCCGGGAGGACGGTTCCGGGTGGCGCTGTGCGGCGGCGGCCGCGGTACGGATCGGCGGGCCGCATGCCCGGGACCACGGCCTGGTCCTCACCGGCCGGCACTACGGCTCCGGGTTCCCGGCACGAGCGGGGGACCTGCCGTGCGGATCCGTGCGGTGACCCCGTCACTCCTCCTCCGCCAGCGTCTGTGCTGTCGAACCCGTCCGGAGTGTCCGCGCGGGCAGCGCCGCACAGGCGACGGTGGTCAGGACCGCCGCACCGGCCACGGCTCCGGCGACCCATCCGAGTACCGGGCTGTACCCGCCGGTCAGCGCCGAGCAGGCGCAGAGCGCGAGTCCGGCGCCGGCCACCGCCCCGGCGGTGGCCGTGAGGGCCGCCTCGCTGAGCACCAGCCGGGTGAGGGAGCCGTCCGGCCAGCCGGTGGCCCGCAGCAGGGCGTACTCGGCCGCGCGGTCACGGATGTTGGTGTAGAGGACGTCGGCCACGCTCGCTGCGCCGAGGAAGGCCGTGATCGCGGCGGCGACGTAGTCGGTCGTGCGCACCTGGACCGTGACGGCGTTCCCGAGCAGGGAGCCGGCGACCTCCCCCTCGAACGCGGCGCCGATCCCGATGAGGATCACCAGCGCCGCCACCCCGCCGGCCAGCGCCGTCGCGCCGAGCGCCGTCCGCCCGGGCACCCGGCGTACGTTGGCCCAGGCGAGGCTGGAGACGCCGGTGACCTTCGTACGGTGGGCGCGCGCGCTCACCGAGGGGCGTATCGCCTCACCCGGGTGGGAGCGCGCGGACTGCAGGGCCGGCCACAGCGAGGCCAGAGCGGCCAGCACCACCGCCGCCGGAATCGCGAGGAGCGCCCGCGACCACTGCACCTCCACCCCTGCCAGGGCCCCCGCCGGCACGGCCAGTGCGGCTCCGGCCAGCCCGGCCACCGCACCGATCGTGACCACCTCGGCCAGGATCAGCGCGAACAGCTTCCGGGCCGGCCAGCCCACACAGGCCAGCACCCCCAGCTCGGTGCGGCGGGACCGCACCGCCGCGGACGTGGCCCCCGTGACGAACAACGCGCACACCGCGAGGACCAGCACGAACAGGACGAGGGACTTGCGGTCCACCGCGTCGGCGATCGCGGTGGCCACCCCCTTGCGGGACCACATCTGGCGAAGAGTCAGCTCGGGGCGTCCGAACTTGCCGGCCGGGTTGACGACGTCGACGGCGGTCGGTGAGGAGCCCATGGTGATGTCGACGGCCAGCCCGGTGCGGGTCCGGATCTGTTCCGCGGCCAGCCGTACCCGTTCGCGGGAGAGGGCGTCGGTGCCGAGGGTGCCGTCCAGCCTGACGCGGATCACGCTGATCGGCTTGGAGGTGTTCACGCCACCCTGGCGGTCGATCCCGCTGAACTGCCTGGGGTCGTGGAAGAGCGGCAGGGAGGAGAGCGTGGTGATCATGGAGGGGGCGACCGACAGGAGACCCGCGACGTTGCCGTTGGGCAGCAGCGGCTTGCCCTTGAGCGCCGCCTTGGAGGCCGCGTCGGCGCCTTCGGCCTGCGGAGGGAAGAACGTCTCCAGCGGCACCGCACCGAAGCGGCTCTGTCCGGCCGTGAGCCGGTCGGGATCGAAACGGCCGATCGGCTTGATCAGGGGCATGGGCTCATCGGTGGTGTTGCTGCCCACGTACATGTGCGAGACGTGCTGGTCCAGCGACCGCAAGGCCGTGTCCCCGAGATCGGATCCGTCGCCCAGCTCGCCCTCCCCCAGGTCAGGTTCCTGCATGGGGCCCTGCCGGACGGAGCGGGCGGCCAACTGGTCGCCGGAGGAGGCGTAGGTGACCGGGGAGGCGCTGAGGAAGTAGCTCAGGTTGCTCCAGGCGAACGGCTTTCCCGGTGACAGGTCCTGCTGGCCGAGCCCGCGGCTCATGGCCTCGTACGCGGCGTCGGACGTGAACTCCACGCTGTGGCTGCGCAGGGCGGGAGCGCCGGGCAGCGACCGGGCCAGGGTGCCCGAGTTCTCTCCCGAGGAGATGTGTTCGGCCGCCTCGGGGGAGAGTTCCTCGACCTCGACGCGCAGCTTCTCCTCGACCGGGGACCGGTCGGCCAGCAGCACCGGGACGTCCGCGAACCGCGAACCGTCGCGCTCGACGACCGCCGTCTTCTGGTCCGGTGCGAAGTACGAGCCCTCCAGGACCGCCTTGTCCAGGCCCACCAGGCGGGCCTCCTGGACCGGATCCACCGCCGCCACCAGATACGGGAAGCGCCACGTGACGTAGCCGATGCCGGCCGGGGGGTCGATGCCCGTCCCGGTGGCCTTCGGACTGGCCGCGCCGGGCTGGTTGACGTTGTTGCGCGCGTGGGTGGACCCGCAGGCGGGGACCAGGCCCTCGGCCCGATTGGTCTTCGGGTCGTTCCCCGTCGCCACGCTGCAGACCTGCCGCCGTTCCCCGTCCGCGCCGACCAGATCGATCTGCCCGCTCAGCTCCGTGCCCTTCCCGCTTCCGCCCTGTTCGCTCTTCGGGTGATCGAGCCGCTGCGGCGTCACGTAGAGGTAGGAGCTCTCGGCCGGGACCGTCGTCAGGCCCCGCTCGGAGATCAGCTCCGGCTTCAGGCGCCAGAGCTGGGCCTTCCCGCCCGGGCGGACGAACTTCGATACGTCGACCGGCAGATAGACGGTCGACGGCATGTAGCCGACGACGGCGACGGGTGCCGCGACCTGAACCCCCGGGACCTTCAGGATCCGCTGCCACTGCTCCTGGCTGATGCCTCCCTGGAGGTCGCTCAGCGCTGTGGCCGAAACCAGCTTCTGCTGTGTTTCGAGCCGGGACCGCGCTCCGGGTGGCCGCACCAACAGGTCGTACGCGCCACGGGAGTTCGCTGCCACCGTGCCCCGGACCTCAAGGCGCTGACGGCCCGCGGTCGCGGTCAGCACGGTGAAGGAGGTGACCGCCACGACCAGTGCGACGAGCAGTGCCACCGCCCGTCCGGACCGGAATCCGATCTGTGCCCTGACCGTGTGCCACACGAGCTCCCCCTGGCTGGATCGGCGGCCGCCCCCCCGGTGCCGCGTCCGTCGCAGGCCGAAGCCGGGCAGTCGCTTGTGCCTGACGGGAGGAGATGTTCACACCGGGAGTCCGGGAGCGTCAATACGATGCACGCACCTATCGGATCAACGTGCCTGTTATGCGCCCCAGTTGGCGATATGTGATGCCCTGGGATCCAGAATTCATGATCCTTTCATTAAGTGCTTGTTTTTTTGCGTCGAATGCACGCAGGGTTGCAGGGCTCGATGAGTAATTGCACAACTGCAAGGCCGGTTCACCCGCTGCCGTGATGCGTCCGCGGTGTGCACCGGGACCACGGATCAACCGACCTGAGGAGTTTGCATGCTTCGCACGTTCGACCGGGTGGGCGACCGGATCCTGCGGGCAGTCCTGCCGGCCGCGAAGGCGTCCGCAGCCTGCTGGGACCCATGGAAGACGATCTTCGCCAGCTCGACCTACGTCCTGCAGCAGCGCAACGCCTGTACCGGCAGCGCACGGCAGTGCCGGGTCAGCATCAGCGGGGCGCCCTACCAGTCGGCCACCTGCCCCTGAGCAGCGGCTGACACGCTGACGCGGTAGTACGGGACCGCGTCGAATCGGCAGCGCGTGGGGGGCGACCGCAATTCGCCCCCCACGCGCCTTCGACAGTATCCGGCGCGAACGGAGGCATCGTGTCAGCCGTGTGGTTCTGGGCGCAGTTGGAGGCCCGTCTGGTCCTGGCGATGGTCTTCGCGCTCTCCGCCGCGGCCAAGGTCCGGTCCCCGCGGGCGTACGGGGAGTTCCGTGAAGCCGCGGTGGCTCTTGGGGGCCCGCTCGCATCCAGGGTGATCGCCTTCGGGCCGTCGTCGCCGCTCCTGACGGCGGTGCCGGCGGCCGAAGGCGCGCTGGCCGTGCTGCTGCTCGCGCCGGCCACCGCCGCCACGGCCCTCATGGGGGCGCTCGCCCTGCTGCTGGTCTTCAGCCTCGTGCTGGCCCGGGCCGTGCGGCGGGGGACACAGGTGGCCTGTCACTGTTTCGGCAGCTCCCGCGCGCCCGTCCGTGGGGCGCAACTCCTGCGCAACGGAGTGCTCGTGGTGGTGGCCTGCCTGGGCCTGGCCGGCACATACGCGGACGGCGTGGTTCGTCACCCCGCCCCGGCCCTGCTCGTCGCCCTCGTGGCCGCGGCCGCGCTCAGCTGGGTCGTGGTCCTGTGGGACGACCTCACGGAGCTGCTGGCGGGCCCGGCCTGACGTACGCCCGACCGGCGCGCGTCCACGCTGCCGGGCGATCGCGCCGCCATCCCCCTCAGCCGGCTTGCCGCCCCCGGCTTCACCCCCGACCGTTCCTGCCCATCCGGAGGAGATTTCCGCCATGACTGTCCTGACGGCCGCTGTCGTCGTACTCGGTCTGCTCTGCCTGCTCAACCTCGCCGTGAGCACCGCGGTGATACGCCGGCTCCGCCTCCTCGGCATGCCCGTGGACCCTGCCTCAGGAGGCGGCCCGGCGATCGGCAGCCCCGTGCCCGCCTTCGACGTCATGGCCGATGACGGCACCTCGCTGACCCCGGACTTCCTCCGCGGGCGACGCACCCTGATCGCGTTCCTTTCCACGACCTGCTCGGCCTGCGTGGACCACGCTCCGGAACTGGCTCTGCGTGCGGCCGAGTTGGAGAGTTCCGGCACGCAGGTGCTCCTGGTGCTGCTGGACGACGGCGCGGACGCGCGTGGCCTGCGCAAACTCCTCTCGCCCGTCGGGACCCTGCTCACCGGCGAGAACGCGCTCGCGTTCATGACCGCCTGCCAGGTCGACGCGACCCCGACCTACTGGCTGACGGGCGAGGACGGCACCCTGGCCGCGGAGCTGCAGGATCTCGACTCCCTGCCGCTGCCCCTGCGGGCGGACTGAGACCCTTGACCGCCCACGACCTCCGGGCCACGAGCCCGCACCCGAAGAACCGGCGTTCCAGGAGCACGCGAACCGAGAGCCCCGGCGGCCGCCTTCCGGGCGGAGCCGGGCCACGGTTGCGTACCGCACGCGCGGCCTCCGCCCCTTCCGCCCTTCGCCTGCTCCGCAGCTCCTGCCTGCTGTATCTGCGTGCCGCACCCGGTCCGGCCGCGCTTCTGCTCCTCACCGCCGTGCTGTCCGGCGCCGCACCCGTGGTCACCGCCTGGGCGGCCAAGGCGATCCTGGACCAGCTGGGACGCCACGGGGGTCCTCCGCTCTGGGTGTCCGTCACCGTCCTCTCGGTCACCGGGGCAGTGGTCGCGATCGCGGCGCAGACCGCTCAGTACGGCGACAGGGAGGCGGACCGGCTGGTCACCCTCCACACGCAGACCGAACTCTTCACCGCGGTCAGCCGTGCGCAAGGACTCGCCGAGCTGGAGGACCCCGCCTTCCAGGACCGTCTGCAACTCGCCAGACAGGCCAGCCAGACCAGTCCCCAGCTCGTGGCCGGCATGGTGCTCGGCACGGTGCAGAGCATGCTGACCGTCGGAGGATTCGTCGCCGTCCTGTGGGCCTTCTCCCCGCTCATCGCTCTTCTGGTGCTCTCCGCCACCCTCCCGGCGCTCTACGCCCAGGTGAAGCTGGGCCGCCGGCGGAGCGACATGGCGCAGCTGGTCACTCCCTTCCTCCGGCGCCAGATCTTCCACGCGGCCCTGCTGACCGACGTGCGGGCCGCGAAGGAGATCCGCCTGTACGGACTCGGCCGGTTCTTCCGGGAGCGGATGCTCGGCGACCTGGGATCGGCCCAAGCGGGTGAGCGACGCGTGGACCGGACCGTCCTTCGGGTCGAATCCGCCCTCGCCCTGCTGTCGGCAGGCCTTGCCGGGGTCTCGA harbors:
- a CDS encoding MerR family transcriptional regulator; amino-acid sequence: MRIGEIAALVGLTPRAVRHYHRIGLLAEPARRANGYRSYTVRDAVLLARIRRLTELGLGLDEVREVLAEDAGRALRDVLRELDADLARQEREIRERRLRLARLLEGPVTGAGPVSPALAELLAAGPVTDSPAAAKDREHLELLDSAVGDSGIFAVLHTLAADPAVLGLYEELDALETAAVDDPRIAPLAGRMVALMPPEVLAAIPDSGPVRTGFEEALLADYPPAQAEVVRRVMTALAEHMETRGRTEP
- a CDS encoding TetR/AcrR family transcriptional regulator; translation: MTDLAAPPSTERARQILAAARSLLEQEGPDALTMRRLAGCVGITAPSLYKHFPDKSSVVSALADAMLRETAGVLEAAEAAAPGSFPALATAYRAHALAHPHLYRLTTGHPLPQDLEDRAAAPLFRALDGDEGRARAAWAFAHGMVVMELNGRFPTDADVAAAWTAGIAAFAPVRL
- a CDS encoding Uma2 family endonuclease, whose protein sequence is MPHEPLSQADVLLEGFLALDTPEGFRAELIEGEIVVTPPPDGDHEDCISMIMKQVIRHARTDMDFSGNKGLKLRSGGGCPKNHVIPDGTFAPTGLRLYRGADPWMPCECVALVVEVTSSKPAADRTGKRHCYARGPVPLHLLVDREESSVTLFSDPQGDDYRQHCTVPFGKAVRLPAPFALDLETDAFV
- the lepB gene encoding signal peptidase I, with the protein product MTRAAATPWILGGAIALLAAARSSLLLITVEGISMEPSYADGDVLLMVRRPLARPRRGQAVVLREPAGDGVAAPGAAGSGYAVKRLASTSGQPAPAGTAGVGHRMPVPAGHVAVLGDNASRSTDSREWGVLRNDQVVGVILGRVRRGGKGAGPGAR
- a CDS encoding ABC transporter ATP-binding protein, giving the protein MRFRNPKTRTTTPPAAASAPGAVITAESVLKVFGSGTADPVTAVDHVSLTLEAGSSVALIGPSGSGKSTLLHLLGAIEAADGGSITVGGTEITAAGRAELTRYRAGIGFVFQRFHLLPALTARDNVVAPVLPYRSRASALGRAGELLAAVGLAGREDRLPSQLSGGQQQRVAIARALINQPALLLADEPTGNLDSATGTEIIELLLRLNTEQGTTLVLATHDMSIAARCGRVVSMRDGRVLEDRLTTPAPVPEHEPEHPAGPALRP
- a CDS encoding redoxin domain-containing protein — its product is MTVLTAAVVVLGLLCLLNLAVSTAVIRRLRLLGMPVDPASGGGPAIGSPVPAFDVMADDGTSLTPDFLRGRRTLIAFLSTTCSACVDHAPELALRAAELESSGTQVLLVLLDDGADARGLRKLLSPVGTLLTGENALAFMTACQVDATPTYWLTGEDGTLAAELQDLDSLPLPLRAD